The Streptomyces sp. Je 1-332 genome has a window encoding:
- a CDS encoding FAD/NAD(P)-binding oxidoreductase, which translates to MTVSAGIVVVGASAAGLATVEGLRRGGYEGSLTLVGGESHLPYDRPPLSKQLLSGAWQPEKLRLRTPETYTELQVDHLLGAEAVALDTGGRSVRLADGRQLAYTQLVVATGASARTLPGTEGVAGVHTLRTVEDALALRAELVARPHLVIVGGGFVGGGFVGAEAAAVARGLGCEVTLVTDQDAPLSDAVGVEVGGLLTAVHREHGVRVVTGSLVREVITENGRTAGVRLDDGRILPAGAVLIGIGARPNTGWLTGSGLSLTNGVDCNAFLHAGHGVWAAGDVASWPDVDSGERLRIEHRTNASEQGLTVARNILAGPAATAFRTVPYVWSDQYDLKIQIYGRTHGADAMHVVEGSLHERKFTALYLSRGHVTAALGVGMIRPLRALRPLVAARAPWEQARQDLPLAG; encoded by the coding sequence ATGACCGTGTCCGCCGGAATCGTCGTGGTCGGCGCCTCGGCGGCGGGTCTGGCCACCGTGGAGGGGCTGCGGCGCGGCGGCTACGAGGGCTCGCTGACACTGGTCGGCGGTGAGTCGCATCTGCCCTATGACCGGCCCCCGCTGTCCAAGCAGCTGCTCAGCGGTGCCTGGCAGCCGGAAAAGCTGCGCCTGCGCACCCCCGAGACGTACACCGAACTCCAGGTGGATCACCTGCTCGGCGCGGAGGCGGTCGCCCTGGACACCGGGGGCCGCAGCGTCCGTCTTGCCGACGGCCGCCAGCTGGCCTACACGCAGCTGGTCGTCGCCACCGGCGCCTCGGCCCGCACGCTGCCCGGCACCGAGGGTGTGGCCGGGGTGCACACCCTGCGCACGGTGGAAGACGCCTTGGCGCTGCGTGCGGAACTCGTCGCCCGCCCGCACCTGGTGATCGTGGGCGGCGGGTTCGTGGGCGGCGGGTTCGTGGGCGCGGAGGCCGCGGCGGTGGCACGCGGGCTCGGCTGCGAGGTCACGCTCGTCACGGACCAGGACGCGCCCCTCTCGGACGCCGTCGGCGTGGAAGTCGGCGGCTTGCTGACAGCGGTGCACCGCGAGCACGGCGTGCGGGTAGTGACCGGTTCACTGGTGAGGGAAGTGATCACCGAGAACGGGCGGACCGCCGGTGTACGTCTTGACGACGGCCGCATCCTGCCCGCGGGAGCTGTCCTGATCGGCATCGGAGCGAGGCCCAACACCGGTTGGCTAACCGGCAGCGGCCTGTCGCTCACCAACGGTGTCGACTGCAACGCTTTCCTGCACGCAGGCCACGGTGTGTGGGCCGCCGGTGACGTCGCCTCCTGGCCGGACGTCGACTCGGGCGAACGCCTGCGGATCGAGCACCGCACCAACGCCTCCGAGCAGGGCCTGACCGTCGCCCGGAACATCCTCGCCGGGCCCGCCGCGACCGCCTTCCGCACGGTGCCCTACGTCTGGTCCGACCAGTACGACCTGAAGATCCAGATCTACGGCCGTACCCATGGCGCCGACGCGATGCACGTCGTCGAAGGCAGCCTGCACGAGCGGAAGTTCACCGCGCTGTACCTGAGCCGCGGTCATGTCACCGCAGCCCTGGGCGTCGGCATGATCCGCCCGCTACGCGCCCTGCGGCCCCTCGTGGCCGCCCGCGCCCCGTGGGAACAGGCCCGTCAGGACCTTCCCCTCGCCGGTTAA
- a CDS encoding ferredoxin — MHITIDEDKCCGAGQCVLVAPEVFDQRDEDGVVVLLDAEPPSQQQDAAREAASVCPAAAIEIHA; from the coding sequence ATGCACATCACGATCGACGAGGACAAATGCTGTGGTGCAGGGCAGTGTGTGCTGGTCGCGCCGGAGGTCTTCGACCAGCGGGACGAGGACGGGGTGGTGGTCCTGCTGGATGCCGAGCCGCCCTCGCAGCAGCAGGACGCCGCCCGTGAGGCCGCGTCCGTCTGTCCGGCCGCCGCCATCGAGATCCACGCATGA
- a CDS encoding TetR/AcrR family transcriptional regulator, with translation MADRTRSSSPPEETALRRRPRNARGEGDKLREEILQATLRLVADESRMQIVPLSLREVAREAGVTAPAIYLHFADKEELSIAAVRRLFEQLLDAMDQVEGDSHELPPDRRLAELAHVYCRFAEHNPLYFRVMFGDHDRHQNEMALLADRWRTAVTRLAATGMRLTQTPEAAAVSVWSAVHGRILLRNSAGQVWNLGDVHDFVEELTRSITTADGGPRG, from the coding sequence ATGGCCGACCGCACCCGAAGCTCCTCGCCGCCCGAGGAGACCGCCCTCAGACGCAGACCCCGTAACGCCCGGGGCGAGGGAGACAAACTCCGCGAGGAGATCCTGCAGGCGACGCTCCGGCTCGTCGCGGACGAATCCCGGATGCAGATCGTGCCGTTGTCCCTGCGAGAAGTCGCCCGGGAGGCAGGAGTCACCGCACCGGCCATCTATCTGCACTTCGCGGACAAGGAAGAACTGTCGATCGCGGCCGTACGACGGCTCTTCGAGCAGCTCCTCGACGCGATGGACCAAGTGGAGGGAGACTCACACGAGCTTCCACCGGACCGGCGACTGGCCGAACTCGCCCACGTCTACTGCCGGTTCGCCGAGCACAATCCGCTGTACTTCCGGGTCATGTTCGGCGACCACGACCGGCATCAGAATGAGATGGCGCTGCTCGCGGATCGCTGGCGGACCGCCGTCACGCGGCTGGCGGCGACAGGCATGCGTCTGACACAGACGCCGGAGGCCGCTGCCGTGTCCGTGTGGTCGGCGGTGCACGGCCGCATCCTGCTCAGGAACAGCGCGGGCCAAGTATGGAACCTGGGCGACGTGCACGACTTCGTCGAGGAACTCACCCGCTCCATCACCACGGCCGATGGCGGCCCTCGCGGCTGA